In Thermomonas carbonis, a single genomic region encodes these proteins:
- the ygiD gene encoding 4,5-DOPA dioxygenase extradiol: MSAMPLMPAAFLGHGSPMNALERNRFTDAWRAFGASVPRPRAILAVSAHWHVNGLAVTAMPNPRTIHDFYGFPQALFEVDYPAPGLPVLAEEVADTVSPDYLVGLDQDGWGLDHGTWGVLVHAFPDADIPVVQLSLDARKPLEWHLALGAKLAALRERGVLIVGSGNVVHNLRAIDWKNPDGAFDWAERFDNDARQLMLERPHDIASLASHRDYGMAVPTDEHFLPLLYLAGLASAAGKPAEVLVDGYAYGSLSMTAYTLGGRCPEVAQGGEGAAPLDTTVPPGEANI, from the coding sequence ATGTCCGCCATGCCCCTGATGCCCGCCGCCTTCCTCGGCCACGGCAGCCCGATGAACGCGCTGGAACGCAACCGCTTTACCGACGCCTGGCGCGCGTTCGGGGCGTCGGTGCCGCGACCACGGGCGATCCTGGCGGTGTCGGCGCACTGGCATGTCAACGGCCTTGCAGTCACCGCGATGCCCAACCCGCGCACGATCCACGATTTCTACGGATTCCCGCAGGCCCTGTTCGAAGTCGATTACCCGGCGCCGGGATTGCCTGTACTGGCGGAAGAAGTGGCGGATACGGTGTCGCCGGATTACTTGGTCGGCCTGGACCAGGATGGCTGGGGCCTGGACCACGGCACTTGGGGCGTGCTGGTACACGCCTTTCCCGACGCCGACATCCCGGTGGTGCAGTTGTCGCTGGACGCGCGCAAGCCGCTCGAGTGGCACCTGGCCCTCGGCGCGAAGCTGGCGGCGCTGCGCGAACGAGGCGTGCTGATCGTCGGCAGCGGCAACGTGGTGCACAACCTGCGCGCGATCGACTGGAAGAATCCGGATGGCGCCTTCGACTGGGCCGAGCGTTTCGACAACGACGCCCGCCAGTTGATGCTGGAGCGCCCGCACGACATCGCCTCGCTGGCCTCGCATCGCGATTACGGCATGGCGGTGCCCACCGACGAGCATTTCCTGCCGTTGCTGTATCTCGCCGGCCTGGCCTCGGCGGCAGGCAAGCCTGCGGAGGTGCTGGTGGACGGCTATGCCTACGGTTCGCTGTCGATGACCGCGTACACGCTGGGCGGGCGTTGCCCCGAAGTCGCCCAAGGCGGCGAGGGTGCGGCACCGTTGGACACCACCGTGCCGCCGGGAGAGGCGAACATCTAG
- a CDS encoding ABC transporter permease, translating to MNAIALMRMAARQAWQGWRAGEFNVLLAALFVAVLALAGVGSIAQRTTDALAEQSRRLVGGDAAFSSDAGNVDDAERDARRLGLALYRSVELSSMVGSSKATPQLGTLKALAGDAPLLGAYRVRTARGVQLLPRPNAGEAWLSSSGAQRMRAAIGERITVGGRTLVMTGIIVEEPDRPLNGVELGPRIILPLAEVETGGLLGPGARASWRISVVGAPAAVAQWVKAREADPTPGARVETGDDISPQLRNALDRAQRFLSVSLVLTAALAAVAIAMASRQHAERHRRIAATFRALGARQRDIAGLYVGTLALLGGIAIIAALLAATVLQFVAGLWIARELGTTLPPPRIWPLLQGALVGGWILLTFALPPLLALRRVSALAVLRSDLRTPSPPALVLFGLALAGMLAMFWQAAGNPKAAAILLGGLLATAAILAVAGGSLAWLVARAGRSGSGITRYALLNLARRRRLTIAQVVALGTSLMALLLLLLVRTDVWDQWQATVRGDAPNRFVINVQPEQRVTFDATLQRLGFSSAGLSPVIRARYAGATAQERGRPQPQGRGERLMDREFNLSTADSLPEGNTLQSGTFWDAKTARNQFSVETKFAEQLQWKLGDTLVFDVSGQRIEGKITSLRDVRWESFTPNFFVLASPDLAPGLAATYITAVRVPRGDATLATALASEIPNANVIDIDAITGEIARIGDQAAMVIQVVFWFAFLSGCLVFVSAVAATRDERITELGVLRTLGASTAQLRRSQLVEFGAIGAIAGSIAALAAAGIGSLFAQRVLDLPPTWSPTTLAIGALAGTLAAMLAGWLSMRRFLHASVRQTLAAAD from the coding sequence CCGCGCGCCAGGCGTGGCAGGGCTGGCGCGCCGGCGAATTCAACGTGCTGCTGGCCGCCCTGTTCGTGGCGGTGCTGGCACTGGCCGGCGTGGGCAGCATCGCCCAACGCACCACCGACGCACTGGCCGAACAGAGCCGACGCCTGGTCGGTGGCGATGCCGCCTTCAGCAGCGATGCGGGAAATGTCGACGACGCCGAACGCGACGCGCGCCGACTTGGTCTCGCCCTGTATCGCAGCGTGGAGCTGTCGAGCATGGTCGGCTCGAGCAAGGCCACGCCGCAGCTCGGCACGCTCAAGGCCTTGGCCGGCGATGCGCCCTTGCTTGGTGCCTATCGCGTGCGCACCGCGCGTGGCGTGCAACTGCTGCCGCGACCGAACGCCGGCGAAGCCTGGCTGAGCAGCAGCGGCGCGCAACGCATGCGCGCGGCGATCGGCGAGCGCATCACCGTCGGCGGACGCACGCTGGTGATGACCGGGATCATTGTCGAGGAACCGGATCGTCCGCTCAACGGCGTGGAACTTGGCCCGCGGATAATCCTGCCGCTGGCCGAAGTGGAAACCGGCGGCCTGCTCGGTCCCGGCGCGCGTGCGTCCTGGCGGATCTCGGTGGTTGGCGCACCCGCGGCCGTCGCCCAATGGGTGAAGGCGCGCGAAGCCGATCCCACCCCCGGCGCGCGGGTGGAAACCGGCGACGACATCAGCCCGCAGTTGCGCAATGCCCTGGATCGCGCGCAACGGTTCCTGTCGGTGTCGCTGGTGCTGACCGCAGCGCTCGCCGCAGTCGCGATCGCGATGGCCTCGCGCCAGCATGCGGAGCGCCACCGCCGCATCGCCGCCACGTTCCGTGCGCTTGGCGCGCGCCAGCGCGACATCGCCGGCCTGTACGTCGGCACGCTGGCCCTGCTGGGCGGCATCGCGATCATCGCCGCGCTGCTGGCCGCGACTGTGCTGCAGTTCGTCGCCGGCCTGTGGATCGCACGCGAGCTCGGCACTACCCTGCCGCCGCCGCGTATCTGGCCCTTACTGCAGGGCGCGCTGGTCGGCGGGTGGATCCTTCTCACGTTCGCGTTGCCGCCATTGCTGGCGCTGCGGCGGGTGAGCGCACTGGCGGTGCTGCGCAGCGACCTGCGCACGCCCTCGCCGCCGGCGCTGGTGCTGTTCGGGCTGGCATTGGCCGGTATGTTGGCGATGTTCTGGCAGGCCGCCGGCAATCCGAAAGCTGCCGCCATCCTGCTCGGGGGTTTGCTGGCGACCGCCGCGATCCTGGCCGTCGCCGGTGGCTCGCTGGCATGGCTGGTGGCACGCGCCGGCCGCAGTGGCAGCGGCATCACCCGCTACGCCTTGCTCAACCTTGCGCGTCGACGCCGCCTCACCATCGCCCAGGTCGTCGCGCTGGGCACCAGCCTGATGGCGCTGCTGTTGTTGCTGCTGGTGCGTACCGACGTGTGGGACCAGTGGCAGGCGACGGTGCGCGGCGACGCCCCCAACCGCTTCGTCATCAACGTGCAGCCCGAGCAGCGCGTAACCTTCGATGCGACGTTGCAGCGCCTCGGCTTCAGCTCGGCCGGCCTGTCGCCGGTGATCCGCGCGCGCTACGCCGGTGCCACCGCGCAGGAACGCGGCCGCCCGCAGCCGCAGGGTCGTGGCGAGCGCCTCATGGATCGCGAGTTCAATCTCTCCACCGCCGACAGCCTGCCCGAGGGCAACACGCTCCAGTCAGGCACGTTCTGGGATGCCAAAACCGCGCGCAACCAGTTCTCGGTGGAAACGAAATTCGCCGAACAGCTGCAATGGAAACTCGGCGATACCCTGGTGTTCGATGTCAGCGGGCAACGCATCGAGGGCAAGATCACCAGCCTGCGCGACGTGCGTTGGGAAAGCTTCACCCCGAACTTCTTCGTGCTGGCATCGCCCGACCTCGCGCCTGGGCTGGCGGCGACCTACATCACCGCAGTGCGCGTGCCGCGCGGTGATGCAACGCTTGCGACCGCGCTCGCAAGCGAGATCCCGAACGCGAACGTCATCGACATCGACGCGATCACCGGCGAGATCGCGCGCATCGGCGACCAGGCCGCGATGGTGATCCAGGTGGTGTTCTGGTTCGCGTTCCTGTCCGGCTGCCTGGTGTTCGTGTCGGCGGTCGCGGCGACGCGAGATGAGCGCATCACCGAGCTTGGCGTTTTGCGCACACTGGGCGCGAGCACCGCGCAACTGCGGCGCTCGCAGTTGGTTGAATTCGGCGCGATCGGCGCCATCGCCGGCAGCATCGCCGCACTCGCCGCGGCCGGCATCGGCAGCCTGTTCGCGCAGCGCGTGCTGGACCTGCCGCCGACCTGGAGTCCGACCACCCTCGCCATCGGTGCCTTGGCCGGCACCCTGGCGGCGATGCTGGCTGGCTGGCTCAGCATGCGCCGCTTCCTGCATGCCAGCGTCCGGCAGACGCTGGCGGCGGCGGACTGA